The Pseudoalteromonas luteoviolacea DNA window ATAACCCCAATGTCATGTTATTGGCAAATAGATAATCAAAATGAGGTTGGTACGTGGGAGAGCCAACTGTGCACTAACCCTCTTGATGGTAATGCTTCAGATGTACTTGTGACCAATAAAATAAATATACCTAGTCAAAATACATGTATTGTGACTTGGCATGATGGCTATCGTACTGAACTAAAAGGGACGGTCAAAGTAGTGGGGGATCGGTCTTCTTGTTATGGCGGCTATGCTGCTTTTCAATCATCTCCAAGTGAACGATTAGTTGACGGCGTTATTGAGCGCCGCTTAGATTGCCGTTGGACGAATACGGATAATGAAGCACATAAATTGACATGCGATGATGTACAGGGCCGCACATTAAACACGCTTATCGCAACTAAACTTCAAATTGCAGGTTCGAATAGCTGTATGATGAACTTCAATGAACATGCACTTGCCCTGTTCGAGGATGGTGTAGCGATTGTTGACAAAAAGCCTTCGCCAAATGCATGTGATGTTGGCCCGGTTTACTTTAGAGGTTACCCCAAACACCGTATTGTCGACGGATTTCAAGAGACTTTACTCCAATGTTCATGGCGAAAAGTCAATGATAACATGCGGTTGAAGTATTGTAGTGATGTTGGTGAACTTGGTAAAGAAGTTACGGTTGTATTCGAAAGCAATGGTCAGCCTTTATCTTTAATTGATGCGGTAAACCGTCAACTACTGAATGGAGAAATTAGAGAGGATAAGACGCTTAACGCTATTAACCCGCCAATTTATTATCGTGCTTATTAAGATGCACTGTTTCAAGTCGGTCATATACAAGGTATCGTCAAAGACAGTTCATTTATAAGAGAAGGGATAATCGATTTCTAAAGGCCTTAATACCTTGATAGAAGAGAGTTGTAAAAAGCGCATTGATATGCGCTTTTTTATTCAATTTCTTCGTGTGTTATTTGGCACTAGTGGCCAGTAACTCAGCTGGTTTTACTGAAGAAATGTTTGTAACTCTTAACTTCTCAGCGTCAATACCAACGTATGTATCAGTGTCATTACCAGGGACACACAAGAGTGTGGTTTGTGGGCCTGTGTCAAGAGTTGGTTGAGGGTACGTAACGCGCTTGATGGTATTGGTCGTCTTTGGTAATAAAGCTAAGCTCATACATCCAGCTAACATTGGGAACTTCTTACCATTTTGCATATCCCAGCGCTCCATTGTAGCGATATGATTGCCCAGGTTGTTTGAGTTTTGAGTCGTTTGCAAGCTCCCATATCCGTACATCATTGCTTCAAAAGATGTGCGGCCATAAATCTGTACCGAGCCATCATAAGGCTTGTTATCTACCATGTAGAAATGAACGTTACTGGACGGAATTAAAACGTTAGCAGGAGAGTATAAGTTGACGTTCATCCATCCTGCGATCATTTGACTCATCTTTCCAGCAAAAAGGCCATTCCATTTGTATCTTACAAGGTGATTTCCGTTGTTTACTCCCTCTAATACACAGCTATTTTCACTATAGTTAATTCGACATTTTTTAGTGGTACCGTATTCATAGGCCATTTCAATATCGAAAGAATAGGCTTTTTGACCAGGTGCTGATGTTGGATTAGAGGGTTCACCAGCATCGTTTGTCGCTGCAAGCTGGAACGTAACTGTTTGTGCTTGGGCTGTCATCACGCAGCCTAGAAGCGTTGCAGCAATTGATAATGTACGTAAATTCATCATATTTCCTTGTTAGTTTTACAGTAATTTATGAGTGTTAATCGTCCTCACAAGCGCAAGTAAGTTATTCAGATTTAATTGCACTTAAAAGCGACTTTATGAAGCACATTAGACGCTTTAATTATTCTAAAATAAAGAAAAGTTACAAGCGTTACAAATATGTGTTTTTTTAACTTCAATCAATGTTTAATCTTATTTCTCAAGCTTAAAGATCTTAGCAGAGCATTGTTATGCCAGATTAATTATTGAACCCGTGAGCACTTGGTTTATGGATATTAAATTTCTTTTTTAAGAATGAGACCTTTTATTCTAAGTTCTATCTAAGTCAATTTTAGCTTTTAAGATTATGTTTATATTGTGTTTTTATTTTTAAGGTGTAAGTGATTAACTTTTATTAATTATTTTTAATGGTAAATTATTATTTTAAATGGAATTTATTATGTCATTATAGGAGTGGCAATATAAGGATGAAATATGATGAATAAAATAACAGCAATATTAGTGGCGAGTATATCCTGTGGTGCGTCTGCAAGCGCGCAGTGGGAGTTATTTTCAGATACAAACTTAAATGGGGTGCTTGAGTCCTCTAATGCACATGTTCAAAAGTTAGATATGACGGTTTTGTCTAACACCTTTAGTGCAACAGATCTTGTAGCAACAGAGTCTATTCTTATTCAAGGTGAGTTTGAACACCCAAATACGTTTGAACTAGGATCTGGCACCGTTCAACGTGTTCAATTTACTATCTCCAAAGACGGCAGACGTTTTTATTATCTTGGACAAGGTAGCTCGCAAGAGGGTTACCAAGGCACTTGGTATGGTCCAAATAACGATTCCGGTGACTTTACATTGGGACCAAAAGTAAACGTGGTTAAGGCTCCGGTAAGTTGTGCACAAATTCTCAGTGAAAATCCAGAGGCTGCCTCAGGCGTTTATTCAATTGATCCTGATGGTGAAGGGGTACATGATAGCTTTGACGCCTATTGTGACATGGATACCGATGAAGGCGGATGGACCTTAATAGGTACGTACGCGAGAACTGAGCCAGGTGGGAAAGAGCGTATCAGTGAATACAATCCTTTGCCTGGTGTAACGGCAACAGACCCAGCAACGGGATTATATCAAGGTTCACTCAGTGCATTTAGAGATATCAGAGAGCAAGTTGCTTGTGACTTTGCAGGTTGTAAAAGCACTGCATATCAATCTTCTTTAAACGAAGCTGAATTAGATATGATCCGTTATACATGGGGCTATAAAGACCAACAAGAAAAGCAAGCGACAACGCCGTTACCTGATTGTCGTACAAGATATGTAGCAAATGGCACGACGTATACTAACTGT harbors:
- a CDS encoding fibrinogen-like YCDxxxxGGGW domain-containing protein yields the protein MMNKITAILVASISCGASASAQWELFSDTNLNGVLESSNAHVQKLDMTVLSNTFSATDLVATESILIQGEFEHPNTFELGSGTVQRVQFTISKDGRRFYYLGQGSSQEGYQGTWYGPNNDSGDFTLGPKVNVVKAPVSCAQILSENPEAASGVYSIDPDGEGVHDSFDAYCDMDTDEGGWTLIGTYARTEPGGKERISEYNPLPGVTATDPATGLYQGSLSAFRDIREQVACDFAGCKSTAYQSSLNEAELDMIRYTWGYKDQQEKQATTPLPDCRTRYVANGTTYTNCLINPDRNNMNVIGWQRDVHTSHHACWLGHGLYLPAAQGSARCSYNAHANGTRWGLLWVR